The Nocardioides sp. cx-173 genome segment CCGCCGACCGGATCCTCATGGGCCGCGTCGAGCACCACGGGGCCCTGGTCCTCAGTCCGACCTGGCTGCTCGACCACCTCTGAGCCCCCGCTCAGCCCGAGGCGACCCGGGCGATCGCGAGCGAGACGGCGCCCACGATCTCGGCGCGGTCGCCGAGGCGGCCGGGGGCGACCCGGACGGCGGCGGCGGTGTCGGGCTGCGCGTAGCGGTCGACCGAGGCGCGGATGCCGACGGCGAGCGCCGACGACGTGCCGAGCGAGCCCCCCAGGAGCACCAGCTCGGGGTTGAGGGCGTTGCAGAGGTCGGCGAGCGCGCGCCCGATCGTGCGGCCGGCGTCGCTGAGCACCCGGCGCACCCCGGCGTCGCCGTCCGCGTCGAGCTCCAGGACGCGCTTCACGTCGAGGGGCTCGTCGTACGCCGGCTGCAGCACGTCCAGCAGCCGAGGGGCGGACACCATGGTCTCCAGGCAGCCGCGGTTGCCGCAGCGGCACACGGGCCCGTCCTCCCCGACCTGGACGTGCCCGAGCTCGCCCGCGATGCCGGACGTCCCCCGATGCAGCCGGCCGCCGAGGACGATCCCGGCGCCGACGCCGCTGGCCACCTTGACGTACAGCACGTCGCTCACGCCGCGGGCCGCCCCCCGCTCGACCTCGGCCAGCGCCCCGAGGTTGGCGTCGTTGTCGACGAACACCGGTATCCCGAGGCGACGTTGCAGCTCCTCGCCGGGGGAGAGCTCGCGCCAACCGGGCATGATGCCGGTGCTGACCCGGGCCGAGCGGCGGTCCAGCGGGGCCGGCACGCACATCGCGGCGGCGTGCACCTCGTCGCGCTCGAGACCGGCGGCATGCAGCGTTGTGCGCACCATGACCGCCGTGCGGTCCAGGGTGTCGGCGCCGTGGGTGTCGACGTCCACGGCGGCGCAGTCCTCCGCGAGGACCTGGCCGGTGCGGTCGGCGACCGCCACCCGGACGTGCCGGTGGCCCACGTCGACCCCGACGACGCCGCCCGAGGGTGCGCTGAGCGTGACCAGGACGGGCGGGCGGCCGCTGCCGCCCTTGTGCGGACGGCCGCGATCGGTGGTCTCGCTGACCAGGCCCCCGTCGATGAGCTCGGCGATCAGGCTGGACACGGTGGTGCGGGACAACCCGGTGCCGCGCGCCAGGTCGGCCCGGCTCATCGGGCCGCCGGACAGCAGCGAGGTGACCGCGCGGCGGTTGGCGACGCGGAGCCGTTCGAGGGACCCGGAGCTGAGTGCGGCCATGATCCGAGCCTAAGGAAGATTCGTCCGGGAGGCGCACTAAAAAGTCGTCGTTGCCCGATCTTTATGCATTGACGCGTCCAATTGGGGCTTCCTGCGCCGCGAGGTCTGAGCACGCGGCGGTAGCGTCCGGGGGCATGACGGTCATCAGGTTCCGAGGTCCGGTGCTGCCCGACGGCGAGGCCCGCGACGTGTACGTCGTGGACGGCCGCGTCACCTACGAGGCGACGTCCGGCGCGGACCTCGTCGCCGAGGGCTGGATCGTCCCGGGCCTGGTCGACGCCCACTGCCACCTGGGCCTCGACGACCACGGCGCGGTCGACGAGGCCACCATCGAGGAGCAGGCGGTGGCCGATCGCGACGCAGGTGCGCTGCTCATCCGCGACTGCGGCTCCGCGGCCGACACCGCGTGGATCCACGAGCGCGAGGACCTGCCGCGGCTGATCCGGGCGGGCCGGCACATCGGACGCACCAAGCGCTACATCCGCAACTACGCCCACGAGGTCGAGCCCGAGGACCTGACGGCGTACGTCGTGCAGGAGGCGCAGCGCGGCGACGGGTGGGTCAAGCTGGTCGGTGACTGGATCTCGCGGGAGGAGGGCGACCTCGCGCCGTCGTTCCCCGCCGAGGCGTTCGCCGCCGCGATCGCCGCCGCCCACGAGCACGGCGCCAAGGTGACGGCGCACTGCTTCGGCGAGGGCGTGCTGCCCGGTCTCATCGAGGCCGGCATCGACTGCATCGAGCACGGCACCGGCCTCACCACGGACCTGGTGGAGGCGATGGCCGGCCGCCGCATCGCGCTGGTGCCGACGGTGATGCAGCTCGACAAGTTCCCGAGCTACGCCGAGGCCGGCGCCGAGAAGTTCCCCGCCTACGCCGCGACGATGACCGACCTGTACACCCGTCGCCGCGACACGATCATGGCCGCCTACGAGGCCGGTGTCGCCCTGTACGCCGGCTCCGACGGCGGCGGGGTCAGCCGTCACGGCAACCTGGCCGGCGAGGTCGTTGCGATGGGCGAGCTGGGTCTCCCGGCCGACTACGCGCTGGGCGCCGCGTCCTGGCGCGGGCGCGAGTGGCTCGGCTTCGACTGCCTCGAGGAGGGCTCCTCCGCCGACTTCGTGGTCTACGACCGCGACCCCCTCGCCGACCTCACCGCGCTCTTCGAGCCCCGCTGCGTCGTCCTCCGCGGCCGCGTCGTCGCCTGACTCCCCGCTGACCCGTCAGAAAGTTTCTGACGGGTCAGCGGGAAATGCGCTCAGTTGGTGACGGGTCGGCGGGGGTGGGGGTGCGCGGGCGGCCGATGGCGAAGAGGACGCCGGTGACGATGAGGACCACCAGGCCGGCGCCGCCGAGGAGCAGGGGGACGAAGACGGTGGCGAGGAGACCGAAGACGAAGCTGTCGACGGCGGGGGCCGGGCCGATCTCGACGACGGCGCCCTCGTGTGCTCCCTGGCAGGTGACCTCGAGGTCGCCGCTGCCCGGATCGACGAGGTGGACGCCGAGCCAGTCCGCGGAGCCGACCTCGCGGCGGAAGTCGCCGGACACCGACCGGAGCGGGATCTCCTCCTCGGTGCGGGCGTCGACCACCCGGCAGTCGGGGTAGGTGACGGTGTCGTCGAACCACAGCATCCGGTCCTGGTCGGTCGGCACCGAGATCCGGTGCGGCTGCCCGTCGGCGCGGACCGTGGCGTCGGTCTCGAGGAAGCCGCTGAGCGTCCACACGAACAAGGCGGTCCCGGCGCCGACGGCCGCGAGCACGAGCGCGCCGCCGACCGCGAACCACCACGCGCTCGGACGCGTCCGCGGCGCGGCCGGGGGAGCGCCGTACGGCGTGAGATGCTGGGTCATCGCCTCAGCCTGCCCGATTTCATCTGTCCCGCGCATCTCTGGCAGAATCACCCGCTGAGTCCTGTGCGCCCGGTCCCTCTCACCCGGACGCGACGAGGCCCATCGAAGGACCGGCGCCGTGTGTTCCCCACCCGGCTTCGCGACTTCACCCACCACGAACCTCAAGGAGACACCACAACCGTGGCCGTCAAGATCCGTTTGAAGCGCCTGGGCAAGGTCCGGGTGCCGCAGTACCGCATCGTCGTCGTCGACTCGCGCAAGAAGCGCGACGGCAAGGTGATCGAGGAGATCGGCAAGTACCACCCCAAGGAGGACCCGAGCTACATCAGCGTCGTGTCCGACCGGGCGGCGTACTGGCTCGGTGTCGGCGCGCAGCCGACCGAGGCCGTGGCCAAGATCCTCAAGATCACCGGCGACTGGCAGTCCTTCAAGGGCATCTCCGGCACCGAGGGCACCCTCAAGGTCGCCGAGCCCAAGCGGGACAAGCAGGAGATCTTCAACGAGGCGCTGAAGGAGTCGGCGAACGAGCCCAAGGGCGACGCCGTCACCAAGAAGAAGGCCGAGAAGAAGACCGAGAAGAAGGCCGAGGAGGCGCCCGCCGCCGAGGCCGCTCCCGCCGACGAGACCCCGGAGGGCGCGGCCGCTGAGGCCGAGGCCACCGAGGCGACCGAGCCGAAGGCCTGATCGCCATGCTCGCCGACGCGCTCGAGCACCTCGTCCGGGGTGTCGTCGACAACCCCGACGACGTGTCCGTGAGCGACAAGCAGCTGCGTCGTGGCTCGATCCTGGAGGTCCGGGTCCACCCCGACGACCTCGGGAAGGTCATCGGTCGTGGCGGCCGTACGGCGTCCGCGTTCCGCACCGTCGTGTCCGCCCTGGCGGGCAAGGCCGGCGCGCGGATCGACTTCGTGGACGTCGACCGCCGCCGCTGACGTACAAGAACCGCTTGAATGGGTGCCGTCCTCCCGGGACGGCACCCGTTCTGCGTCTAGAAGGAGAACCGTGAGCACCATCGAGGTCGTCGTCGCCCGCATCGGCAAGCCGCACGGCATCCGCGGCGAGGTGACCCTCGAGCTGCGCACCGACGAGCCGGACCGGCGCTTCGCAGCCGGCACCACGCTGGCCCTCCAGAAGCCGGCCGGGTCGGCGTTCGGCCACCGCACGCTCACCGTCGCCCGTACCCGCTGGCACCAGACCACGCTGCTCGCGACCTTCGAGGAGCTGGCCAGCCGCAACGACGCCGAGGCCGCCCGCGGCGTCCTGCTGGTCGCCACCGTCGACCCGCACGAGACCCCGGAGGACCCCGACGAGTTCTACGACCACCAGCTCGTCGGCCTGGCGGCGTACGACGTCGACGGGCGCGCGCTCGGCACCGTCACCGCCATCGCCCACGGCGGCGCGCAGGACCTGCTGACGGTCACGACGCCCGAGGGTCGCGAAGGGCTGGTGCCGTTCGTGAAGGAGCTCGTGCCGGAGGTCGACGTGCCCGGTGGGCGGCTGGTCGTCGCCGACCGCCCGGGCCTGGTGACGCCGCTGGAGGACGACGCGTGAGGCTGGACTACCTCACCATCTTCCCCGACTACCTGGCGCCGCTGTCGCTGTCGCTGCCCGGCAAGGCGCGCGACCGCGGGCTGATCGAGGTCCACGTCCACGACCTGCGCCGGTGGGCCCACGACCGGCACCACACCGTCGACGACACCCCCTACGGCGGGGGCGCGGGCATGGTGATGAAGCCGGAGCCGTGGGGTGAGGCCTTCGACGAGCTGGGCCTCGACGGCTCGCCCGGGGCGACGCTCGTCGTCCCCACCCCGTCGGGGGTGCCGTTCACGCAGGCGCTCGCCCGCGACCTCGCCACCCGCGAGCGGCTGGTGTTCGCCTGCGGTCGCTACGAGGGCATCGACCAGCGGGTCCTCGACCACGCCGCGACCCGGGCCGAGGTGGTCGAGGTGTCTCTCGGCGACTACGTGCTCAACGGGGGAGAGGTGGCCGCGCTCGCGGTCACCGAGGCCGTCGTCCGGCTGCTGCCGGGCTTCATGGGCAACGCCGAGTCGCTCACGGAGGAGTCCCACGAGGACGGGCTGCTGGAGTACCCCGTCTACACCAAGCCCGCCTCCTGGCGCGGCCTGGACGTGCCCGACGTCCTGCTGTCGGGCGACCACGCGCGCATCGCCCGGTGGCGCCGCGACCAGGCCGAGCGCCGTACGGCGGCGCGGCGCCCGGACCTGCTCAGCCCCAGCACCGTCGTCGGCGAGTGGGAGATCGTCCCGGCGACCCGCGGCGACGCCGGGGAGCTGCTGACGCTCCAGCGCGCCTGCTGGCTCCAGGAGGCCGTGGCCAACGACAGCGTGAGCGGCATCCCCGCGCTGCAGGAGTCCTACGACGACGTCGTGGCCTGGCTGCCGGAGTGGGCGACGTACGTGGTGCGGGCCGACGGGCGCCTCGTCGGCGCCGTCCGCGGCCGGCTGGAGGGCACGGCGTGGGACATCGGCCGGGTCATGGTCGCCCCGGACCTCCAGGGACGCGGACTGGGCCGGGTGCTGCTGGAGCACATCCAGGCGGTGGCGCCGGCCGAGGCGACGTCGTACGTGCTCTTCACCGGCGCGCAGAGCGCGGACAACCTGAGGATGTACCGCAAGGCCGGTTTCCGGCTGCGCCGCGACCTCCCGGCGCCGCCGCTCGCGGTGGTCCTGACCAAGGCCCGTCGCTAGCCCGGCGCCGGCCCGGCCGATTTCTGGCGGCGGCGCCGACTGTGGCAGACTCGTAGGTCGGTCCAGTCGGCCGAAGGTCCGCTCCGAAGCACGCCCGGAGGGTCCGCGCCGGGCTCCTGCCACAGGGGGAGCCTTGCGCCGCCGGCCAGCACGGTTGGACCGACCCAGCTGAACACATCCGATACCGCGGCTGACCTGTGGCACTCGCGAGGAGAACCATGACCAACGTCATTACCGAGCTGACCAACGCCAACAAGCGCGCGGACGTCCCCGCCTTCCGCGCCGGCGACACGATCAAGGTCCACGTCAAGGTCGTCGAGGGCAGCCGCTCGCGTGTCCAGGTGTTCCAGGGCGTCGTGATCCGCGTCCAGGGCTCGGGCATCGGCCGCACCTTCACCGTCCGCAAGGTCTCCTTCGGCGTCGGCGTCGAGCGCACCTTCCCGCTGCACTCCCCGATCTTCGAGGAGATCGAGATCGTCACCCGCGGTGACGTCCGCCGCGCGAAGCTCTACTACCTGCGCAACCTGCGCGGCAAGGCCGCCAAGATCAAGGAGCGCCGCGAGCTCTGAGAAGCCTCCCTCTCGGGACGCCTCTCTAGACTTTGCGCGTGAGCCACCACCCCGACGAGCCCCTCGACGACGTCGACGGGCCCGCCCACCGGGTCGACGCCGTGGCGGTGCGCGAGGACGACCCCTCCGGGTCCGGCCTCGCGCCCGCCGACGAGCCGGCCCGGCGCCGTCGCCTGCCCATCTGGCAGGAGAGCGCGCTGCTGCTGGCCGTCGCGGTGGTGCTCGCCGTCGTCATCAAGGCGCTGTTCGTCCAGGCCTTCTACATCCCCTCGGAGTCCATGGAGCCCGGGCTCGTGGAGAACGACCGGATCCTGGTCCAGAAGGTCTCCTACTGGTTCGACGGCTCCCCCTCGCGTGGCGACGTCGTGGTCTTCGAGGACCCCGGCGGCTGGCTCGACCCGGCCGAGAGCGCAGGCCCCACCAACGGGGTCGGCAAGTTGATGGCCAAGGTCGGTCTCTACCCGTCGGGCGGGCACCTGGTGAAGCGGGTGATCGGCGTCGAGGGAGACGTCATCGAGTGCTGCGACGACCAGGGCCGGCTGCTTCTCAACGGCGAGCCGCTCGACGAGGACGACTACGTCCAGGCCGAGGCCGGCGTCGAGTGCCGTGGCCCGATGCCGGGCTGTGACTGGAAGGTCGGGCCCATCCCCGAGGGTCAGCTCTTCGTGATGGGCGACAACCGCAACCACTCCAGCGACTCCTCGGCCCACCTGTGCACCGCCGACGAGACCGAGTGTCATCGCAACCCGTACGTCGACACCGAGCTCGTGGTGGGCAAGGTGTTCCTGCTGGCCTGGCCGCGGGACCGCTTCGACTGGCTCGACCGGCCCGACTCGTTCGCCGACGTAGCCGAAGCTCCAGCCGCGGGGGAGTGACGCGGTGAGCCAGCTGCCCCGCGGTCTCACCGTCCGGCGCGACGCCGGGCTCTACGGCTACGAGCGCGCCCTGCGCCGCCACGGCATCGAGCCGATCGCCGGCGTGGACGAGGCCGGCCGGGGCGCCTGCGCCGGGCCGCTGGTCGCCGGGGCCGCCATCCTGCCCGCCGGCAAGGCCGGCATCGTCCCGGGCCTGGCCGACTCCAAGCTCCTCACCGAGAGGGCGCGCGAACGCTGCTACGACCAGGTCGTACGCCGCGCGCTGGCCTGGTCGGTGGTCGTGGTCAGCCACGAGGAGTGCGACCGGCTCGGCATGCACGTCGCCAACGTCGAGGCCCTGCGCCGCGCGGTGGCGCTGCTCGACCTGCCGCCGGCGTACGTGCTCACCGACGGCTTCCCGGTCGACGGCCTGGGGGTGCCGGGGCTCGCCGTCTGGAAGGGCGACCGGGTCGCCGCGTGCATCGCGGCCGCCTCCGTGCTGGCCAAGGTGACCCGCGACCGCCTGATGACCGACCTCGACCGCGACTGGCCGGCCTACGACTTCAAGACCCACAAGGGCTACATCACCGAGGCCCACTCCGCGGCGCTCGACGAGCACGGCCCCTCGCCGATCCACCGCATGCGCTTCGTCAACGTCCGCCGCGCCGCCGGGCTGGAGCCCGTCTCAGACCCGCTCGGGGCGCCCGAAGAGGACGTGCACGCCGGAGGAGAAGAGCACCGAGTCGGGGGCTGAGCCGCTCAGCCCAGGGAGCCCGGCGGCCGCCACCAGCTCGTCGTCGACGACTCGGGCCCGGGCCCGCCGCAGCGGCCAGGGCGCGTGCGTGACCGGCACCCACCAGGTGCGGCCCCACGCGTGCGTGTGGGCGCCGAAGCGGGCGGTGAGGAAGTGGTCGAGCTCGGAGGGGCGCCCGATCGGCTCGCCCACCTCCACCTCCAGGTGGGTGCGTGCGCGTCCGGGGGCGCGGCGCACGGAGGTGTAGACGAGCCGCTCTCCGGACGGGTCGAGACCCGGCGCCGGGTGCGCGCACGACATCCGCGCCCAGCGGTAGGGGATGCGGAGTGCGGCGTTGACGCCGGCGACCACCAGGAGCCGCTGGGCGTCGAGTGAGAGGAAGACGATGCCGCGCCGGCCGCGCTCGTCCACGGAGTAGAGCCGCACGTTGTACTCGAGGAAGTCGCCCGCCCACGGCACCGACCACCGGCCGCCGGGGCCGGCGGCCGACATCCGGAACGGGATCAGGCCCACCCAGGTGCTGCCGTCGATGACGTCGGGCCGCACCCCCGGGGGCAGCAGGTCGGCGACCCGCGACGCGTCGACCCGCCAGTGCAGGAAGCTGACGTCGCGCCACCACTGGTGCGCGAGCGTGGGGGAGCGCAGGGGTGGCGCGACGGGGTCGATCGCGTCGGGCTCGACCCACGGTTGCTCGCGGCTGCTCGGGTCCACACGTCTACGATGCCAGTAACGAGGTCGCGTCCGGCCCGTGAGCGACCATCCAGGACCGGCAGGAGGGCCATGAGCGCCGAGGAGCTCGAGAAGTACGAGACCGAGCAGGAGCTCACCCTCTACCGCGAGTACCGCGACGTCGTCGGCATCTTCAAGTACGTCGTCGAGACCGATCGGCGCTTCTACCTGTGCAACCAGGTCGACGTGAAGGCCCGCACCGAGGCCGGTGACGTGTTCTTCGAGGTGTCGATGACCGACGCCTGGGTGTGGGACATGTACCGCCCGGCGCGCTTCGCCAAGAACGTCAAGGTGCTGACGTTCAAGGACGTCAACGTCGAGGAGCTCAACACCTCGGAGATCGACCCGCCCAAGGGCTAGCCGGCCGGCCCTCGGTGTACCGAGCGCCCCACGAGAGGCCGTCCTCCCTCCACAGCCGGGGTCCGCGACGGTGCTCGTCCCCAGGGCGGTGCCGGGCCCCGCTCGGCTGTCCCTGCTCCTGAGGAGGCTGTCGTCAGGAGGTCGGAGATGACGACGACAGCAGCGAGCAAGCAGGCGTTGGGCGCGTACGGCGAGGCGGTGGCGGCGCGGCACCTGGTGGCGGCGGGCCTGGTCCTGCTCGACCGCAACTGGAGGTGCGAGGAGGGCGAGATCGACCTGGTCCTGCGCGACGGGTCGGTGCTGGTGGTGGGCGAGGTCAAGACGCGCACCAGCGAGGTGTGCGGCTCTGCCCACGAGGCGGTCTCGCAGGCCAAGCTGGACCGGCTGCGGCGCCTCGGGCTCCGCTGGGCCGAGGACCACGGAGTGCACCCGCCCGAGACCCGGGTCGACCTGGTCGCCGTCCTGCGGCCACCGCGCGGTGCGGCCGTCGTGGACCACGTGCGGGGGATCGGCTGATGCCGTTCGCGACCGCCCACACGGTGTCGCTGCACGGCGCCACCGGTCACCTCGTCGACGTCCAGGCCGACGTCTCGCCGGGACAGGTCGGCACGACGCTGGTCGGGCGCCCCGACGCCTCCCTGAGCGAGGCCCAGCACCGGTGCCGGATGGCGGTGATCAACTCCGAGCTCGGGTGGCCGAGCACCAAGCGGATCACGATCCTGCTCTCGCCCGCCGACCTGCTCAAGCGGGGCAGCCACTTCGACCTGGCGATCGCGGTGGCGGTCGTCGCGGCCGACGGGCGGCTGCCGGTGGCCCAGCTGCAGGCGACCGCCTTCATCGGCGAGCTGACCCTCGACGGCGGGCTGCGCTGCGTGCCCGGGGTGCTGCCGATGGTGCTCGCCGCGGCCGAGCGGGGGATCGCCCGGGTGTTCGTGCCCGAGCCGCTGGCGCGCGAGGCGTCCATGGTCCCGGGCATGGACGTGTTCG includes the following:
- the lepB gene encoding signal peptidase I, coding for MSHHPDEPLDDVDGPAHRVDAVAVREDDPSGSGLAPADEPARRRRLPIWQESALLLAVAVVLAVVIKALFVQAFYIPSESMEPGLVENDRILVQKVSYWFDGSPSRGDVVVFEDPGGWLDPAESAGPTNGVGKLMAKVGLYPSGGHLVKRVIGVEGDVIECCDDQGRLLLNGEPLDEDDYVQAEAGVECRGPMPGCDWKVGPIPEGQLFVMGDNRNHSSDSSAHLCTADETECHRNPYVDTELVVGKVFLLAWPRDRFDWLDRPDSFADVAEAPAAGE
- the rimM gene encoding ribosome maturation factor RimM (Essential for efficient processing of 16S rRNA), translating into MSTIEVVVARIGKPHGIRGEVTLELRTDEPDRRFAAGTTLALQKPAGSAFGHRTLTVARTRWHQTTLLATFEELASRNDAEAARGVLLVATVDPHETPEDPDEFYDHQLVGLAAYDVDGRALGTVTAIAHGGAQDLLTVTTPEGREGLVPFVKELVPEVDVPGGRLVVADRPGLVTPLEDDA
- a CDS encoding YqjF family protein, whose product is MDPSSREQPWVEPDAIDPVAPPLRSPTLAHQWWRDVSFLHWRVDASRVADLLPPGVRPDVIDGSTWVGLIPFRMSAAGPGGRWSVPWAGDFLEYNVRLYSVDERGRRGIVFLSLDAQRLLVVAGVNAALRIPYRWARMSCAHPAPGLDPSGERLVYTSVRRAPGRARTHLEVEVGEPIGRPSELDHFLTARFGAHTHAWGRTWWVPVTHAPWPLRRARARVVDDELVAAAGLPGLSGSAPDSVLFSSGVHVLFGRPERV
- a CDS encoding DUF2469 domain-containing protein; its protein translation is MSAEELEKYETEQELTLYREYRDVVGIFKYVVETDRRFYLCNQVDVKARTEAGDVFFEVSMTDAWVWDMYRPARFAKNVKVLTFKDVNVEELNTSEIDPPKG
- a CDS encoding YraN family protein, encoding MTTTAASKQALGAYGEAVAARHLVAAGLVLLDRNWRCEEGEIDLVLRDGSVLVVGEVKTRTSEVCGSAHEAVSQAKLDRLRRLGLRWAEDHGVHPPETRVDLVAVLRPPRGAAVVDHVRGIG
- the rplS gene encoding 50S ribosomal protein L19; the encoded protein is MTNVITELTNANKRADVPAFRAGDTIKVHVKVVEGSRSRVQVFQGVVIRVQGSGIGRTFTVRKVSFGVGVERTFPLHSPIFEEIEIVTRGDVRRAKLYYLRNLRGKAAKIKERREL
- the trmD gene encoding tRNA (guanosine(37)-N1)-methyltransferase TrmD is translated as MRLDYLTIFPDYLAPLSLSLPGKARDRGLIEVHVHDLRRWAHDRHHTVDDTPYGGGAGMVMKPEPWGEAFDELGLDGSPGATLVVPTPSGVPFTQALARDLATRERLVFACGRYEGIDQRVLDHAATRAEVVEVSLGDYVLNGGEVAALAVTEAVVRLLPGFMGNAESLTEESHEDGLLEYPVYTKPASWRGLDVPDVLLSGDHARIARWRRDQAERRTAARRPDLLSPSTVVGEWEIVPATRGDAGELLTLQRACWLQEAVANDSVSGIPALQESYDDVVAWLPEWATYVVRADGRLVGAVRGRLEGTAWDIGRVMVAPDLQGRGLGRVLLEHIQAVAPAEATSYVLFTGAQSADNLRMYRKAGFRLRRDLPAPPLAVVLTKARR
- a CDS encoding ROK family transcriptional regulator, with product MAALSSGSLERLRVANRRAVTSLLSGGPMSRADLARGTGLSRTTVSSLIAELIDGGLVSETTDRGRPHKGGSGRPPVLVTLSAPSGGVVGVDVGHRHVRVAVADRTGQVLAEDCAAVDVDTHGADTLDRTAVMVRTTLHAAGLERDEVHAAAMCVPAPLDRRSARVSTGIMPGWRELSPGEELQRRLGIPVFVDNDANLGALAEVERGAARGVSDVLYVKVASGVGAGIVLGGRLHRGTSGIAGELGHVQVGEDGPVCRCGNRGCLETMVSAPRLLDVLQPAYDEPLDVKRVLELDADGDAGVRRVLSDAGRTIGRALADLCNALNPELVLLGGSLGTSSALAVGIRASVDRYAQPDTAAAVRVAPGRLGDRAEIVGAVSLAIARVASG
- a CDS encoding RNA-binding protein, whose translation is MLADALEHLVRGVVDNPDDVSVSDKQLRRGSILEVRVHPDDLGKVIGRGGRTASAFRTVVSALAGKAGARIDFVDVDRRR
- the rpsP gene encoding 30S ribosomal protein S16, coding for MAVKIRLKRLGKVRVPQYRIVVVDSRKKRDGKVIEEIGKYHPKEDPSYISVVSDRAAYWLGVGAQPTEAVAKILKITGDWQSFKGISGTEGTLKVAEPKRDKQEIFNEALKESANEPKGDAVTKKKAEKKTEKKAEEAPAAEAAPADETPEGAAAEAEATEATEPKA
- a CDS encoding ribonuclease HII, producing MSQLPRGLTVRRDAGLYGYERALRRHGIEPIAGVDEAGRGACAGPLVAGAAILPAGKAGIVPGLADSKLLTERARERCYDQVVRRALAWSVVVVSHEECDRLGMHVANVEALRRAVALLDLPPAYVLTDGFPVDGLGVPGLAVWKGDRVAACIAAASVLAKVTRDRLMTDLDRDWPAYDFKTHKGYITEAHSAALDEHGPSPIHRMRFVNVRRAAGLEPVSDPLGAPEEDVHAGGEEHRVGG
- a CDS encoding amidohydrolase family protein; this translates as MTVIRFRGPVLPDGEARDVYVVDGRVTYEATSGADLVAEGWIVPGLVDAHCHLGLDDHGAVDEATIEEQAVADRDAGALLIRDCGSAADTAWIHEREDLPRLIRAGRHIGRTKRYIRNYAHEVEPEDLTAYVVQEAQRGDGWVKLVGDWISREEGDLAPSFPAEAFAAAIAAAHEHGAKVTAHCFGEGVLPGLIEAGIDCIEHGTGLTTDLVEAMAGRRIALVPTVMQLDKFPSYAEAGAEKFPAYAATMTDLYTRRRDTIMAAYEAGVALYAGSDGGGVSRHGNLAGEVVAMGELGLPADYALGAASWRGREWLGFDCLEEGSSADFVVYDRDPLADLTALFEPRCVVLRGRVVA